The Euphorbia lathyris chromosome 2, ddEupLath1.1, whole genome shotgun sequence genome includes a window with the following:
- the LOC136217705 gene encoding L10-interacting MYB domain-containing protein, whose product MGVRARNGSDRLRTIWTPEMDRYFIDLLLEQVSKGNKFDDHLFSKRAWKHMTALFSMKFNFQYEKDVLKNRHKTLRNLYKAVKKLLDQNGFSWDESRQMVTADNNVWDEYIKMHPDSRTFRIKTIPYYENLCLIYGDASIEEKGDNVPKSLPDSAEIETIEDAQAKSISEGAFETFHEITVDEDYNISVSNMMVDDSAAKELMDEVHQALINVKGSNRTRTYWQPPMDRYFIDLMLEHMQKGNQIDGVFRKQAWTDMITSFNGKFGFNYDMDVLKNRYKTLRRQHNVIKNLLELPGFSWDDTRQMVTADDYVWQDYIKMHTDARQFMTRPVPYYKDLCKICCDQNFDESDCFSAQCLELQNDLQLPRTSQSCRSPAESASIEDEIDALESADTSSKSVLLNQKKKRQSENQSNSSNSKKVRGEEEGVATETAVSSLSDKRKDEKDETSNCVTIENVIKAVQDLPDMDEELILDACDFLEDEMKAKTFMALDVKLRKKWLLRKLRP is encoded by the exons ATGGGAGTCCGAGCCAGAAATGGCAGTGATCGTTTGCGGACTATTTGGACACCGGAGATGGATAGATATTTCATCGATCTTCTGTTGGAGCAGGTTAGTAAAGGGAATAAGTTTGATGATCATTTGTTCAGTAAACGAGCATGGAAGCATATGACTGCATTGTTCAGTATGAAATTCAACTTTCAATATGAAAAAGACGTTCTTAAAAATCGCCATAAAACTCTGAGGAATTTGTACAAAGCTGTCAAGAAGCTCCTTGATCAGAATGGCTTCAGCTGGGACGAAAGTCGGCAAATGGTCACTGCTGATAATAATGTTTGGGATGAATACATCAAG ATGCATCCAGATTCTCGCACTTTCAGAATCAAAACTATACCTTATTATGAAAATTTGTGCTTAATATATGGAGATGCAAGTATTGAAGAAAAAG GTGACAATGTGCCAAAGTCATTGCCTGATTCAGCTGAAATTGAAACGATTGAAGACGCTCAGGCAAAGAGCATTAGTGAGGGAGCTTTCGAGACTTTTCACGAAATTACAGTTGATGAAGATTATAATATCTCCGTGTCAAATATGATGGTTGATGATTCTGCAGCAAAAGAGTTAATGGATGAAGTGCATCAAGCTCTGATAAATGTGAAAGGAAGCAACCGCACTAGGACATATTGGCAACCTCCGATGGACCGTTATTTCATCGACCTTATGCTGGAACATATGCAGAAAGGGAATCAGATTGATGGTGTATTCCGAAAGCAAGCATGGACCGATATGATTACTTCTTTTAATGGTAAATTTGGGTTCAACTATGATATGGATGTTCTCAAAAATCGGTATAAGACTCTGAGAAGGCAACATAATGTGATAAAGAACCTCCTTGAGTTGCCTGGCTTTTCGTGGGATGATACGCGACAAATGGTGACTGCTGATGACTACGTCTGGCAAGACTATATCAAG ATGCATACTGATGCGCGGCAGTTCATGACCCGACCTGTCCCATACTACAAAGATTTGTGCAAGATATGTTGTGATCAAAACTTTGATGAAAGTGACTGCTTCTCTGCTCAATGTTTGGAGCTGCAAAATGATCTCCAACTTCCCCGAACATCACAAAGTTGTCGGTCTCCAGCTGAATCCGCTTCCATTGAAGATGAAATTGATGCATTGGAATCTGCTGATACAAGCTCAAAGTCTGTTTTGCTTAATCAGAAGAAGAAACGCCAATCTGAAAACCAGTCAAATTCTAGTAACTCCAAAAAGGTGCGGGGCGAAGAGGAGGGCGTGGCTACTGAAACCGCAGTTTCATCTTTATCAGACAAAAGGAAGGACGAGAAGGACGAGACTTCAAATTGTGTCACGATTGAGAATGTGATCAAAGCAGTCCAAGATTTGCCAGATATGGATGAAGAACTTATATTAGATGCGTGTGATTTCTTGGAGGATGAAATGAAAGCTAAAACATTCATGGCATTGGATGTCAAACTACGGAAAAAATGGTTGTTAAGGAAGCTTCGGCCGTAA